From the genome of Takifugu rubripes chromosome 10, fTakRub1.2, whole genome shotgun sequence:
GCCCCCGTGTATGGTCAGAACTCAAGTAAGGTCCTCCTGCCTCCACTGAACCATCCTCAGACTAGATCAGACTCACCTTTGGAGACGTTCTGCTCTGAAGGTTGAGATTAACGCACCTTTGGGCGAAACAGCGCCTCCCCGTGGCCGTTACCAGCCCCGTCAGAGCCGTGATTGACGGAAACCACGCATAATCCGGGGTTTATCCTCTGGCCTCTAGTGATCCTCGGAATACCACGTGAACTCTCATCACACTCCCGGATGTCAGCGGACGTCTGtgcagctgcagacagctgaATGAATTAATCTGCTGGTTTTTGCTGCAGTCCGACcattttattcctctttcaaaGATTCAAATCTGTGGAATCTAAACGGGCTTCTGCTGACCAGCAGATTAATTAGCGAACATCCAGCTGCGCAACACTTGTAACTGCTCTGTTGGGGTTCTGTGACTCCGTCTCTATGTTACCGGCCACTGACGGGctttgtttctctgctgctctctctctccgcccGCCGACTCTCAGTGtccgccgctcctcctcctcctcccccaatGCCCCAGCTGACTCCACAGATACCTCTGACTGGCTTTGTGGCCAGAATGCAGGAGAGCAGTAAGTGAAGAAGCAGAACCAGCATGCATTGTTCTCCTTCATTCCCTTCTCTAATGTTGAGACAGTAGCTTCCTGTTCCGTCCTGGAGAGATTAAACCCGTTTAGTGCAGAGATTGGGCTTTTGCATCATCTCGGGGGGGAGTTTTGGGAGGTGACTGTTGTCACAGTGCTGCAGAATTGAGGTGAAAGATGATGTTTAAAGGTGAATCAAGGTctgtctgctgccccctgctggttcgaAACTTAAGGTAAGTATTTGAGGCCTCGCATGAAAGCAACTTTATGTTCTGTGGCCATTGTGCTTGTATTTATGGGAAAGGACCAGTTCGATGAACGCCCCCCAGTTTATGATGCTGTCAAACAAATGAGGAAAGTCAAATAATTGGATTAGCATAAATCACCACTTTAAAGTTTTAGCTTGTTTCTGCATAACTTCTGAGCTTTGGTAGTGAAACAAGTTCCACACACTCTCCTGCATGTCTTTTATCCATTTGAGGGGGTTAATAATACACACGATCAATGATTTCAGTCTTTACAGACGACCATTGGTTATCAGCCATGGTCATGTGATCATTAGTtagcacatttgcatttttctgcatATAACCAGTTTTAGTCTATAATTGTTTAATGTCTGTTGACTCATTCACAATGGTGATGAAATAATTGATCATTTGATGCATTGTTACGCCCCCCGATCAATAATCACCCTGCATGACTCCTCCGCCCGCCTTTGATCTCTCCTTTGATGTGTCCAGGTTTCTCACTCCCTGCCTGTTCTATAGTTGCAGACagcccagctcctccccctcctccaccgccAGAAGAAATCCCCATGTTCGACGAGTCTcctcccccgccgccgccgcctcccgtCGATTACGAGGAAGAGGACGGCGCCGTGGTGCAGTACAGCGACCCTTACGCGGACGGAGACCCGCAGTGGGCGCCGTCCAACTACATCGAGAAAGGTTTGTTTGACGTCCCTCCGGAGGGAAAAAACCGACCATTAGTTGGCCGCCGCCCTCAAACGTCTCCGTGTTTAGTGGTGGCCATCTACGACTACGCCAAGGACAAGGACGACGAGCTGAGCTTCATGGAGGGGGCCATCATCTACGTGGTCAAGAAGAACGACGACGGCTGGTTCGAGGGCGTCTGCAACGGCGTCACCGGGCTGTTCCCCGGCAACTACGTGGAGAGCATCATGCACTACGCCGACTGAGGGGAGCTCGCAGTGACAGTACGGTCTATTTATTCGGTCATATCGTAACGCCTCCCCGGGAGCGTCGGCCGCGGCGTCCCGTTGCCATGACGACCTtctcaaagtttaaaaaaaaaaaaaaaagtctttagtTTATTCTGGTGTCGTTGGGGTGGATGGGAACAGTTGCGGAACGCGTGTGAGTGTTGCTGAGAAGGATACGACATTAgcggcacacacacaaaaaaacattacTAGATAAAAATGTTAATATCATGTTTAAAAATCAATCATTTGATGTGTTTGTCCTTTCCAGCCaggtttcttttcctccctccttgaTTCAATAAGGAAGAACTCTGGTCGGCCTGTtcgtttttacatttttatatcaGCATGCAAAATTAGAAATGGCTGTGGAACTTTATCGCCTTCCATGTTTGTAAATGCCTGAAGTTTCAATTTTGTTTAAATTCCAATCTGCAagtttggctttttttaaatgttcttaaaTTCTAAAGATCAAGTCACGTCACTGTTGCGTTAAGGGAATGCTAACCCATAATATAACTAACTGCAGTACCTCCAGTGGCCGCCAGGCTGCAACTTTAGGTCTCGCTCAGGACTCGTTTTGTTTCGTTGGCCCTCAAACACATCAAACAAGCTAGTTTTTAAACTTTTTGGACCATTTGCGGCTAATTCCTTTGATATTATGCTTCAGTATTTTATAGTAAAAATTGTTCCGGCTCGATTTCACGTCTTCCTGTCCGCCCTTCATTTGTACATATGTgttgattgaaaaaaaaaaaatatgtacagtCTTTTATAATAAACAATTCTATGTACAACAGGCAGGTGTGGTTGCTTCAGAGAAAGGAGACGTGCATTAAATTAGAAAAACAAATAGCAGGTTTATTAAACATGATGTTAAGGCTTTGGTTGGTACAAAGCACAGATCCTGCAACTGTCAAATCAAAGACGAGTCTGACGCGTGGACGGATCAcgaagcagcaaacacacacacacacacacagacgacgGTCTCTGTTCTGCTGGAGTCGCAGGTCGTTGCGACGCCGCCGCGGCTCGGAGCTAGCACGTGATGGCTCTGGAGTCTGCGGAGGCGGTCGCGGTTACAGTACGATTTTGTTTTGAGTCAGCATGtgaataatcccccccccccccaaaatgacGAGTTGCCCTGAAACCTGCCCGAGTTTCTTCCATCTCATCATGTTATTTACATCTCAGTGTCGAGAGCCGTGAACCTTCGGAGGGGGGAGACCCCGAGTGTTTGATCGCGCGATCTCCCCGTCCTCGGAGGCCTCTCCCTGTCCGACCTGCGCGGTTGCCGCGGCGCCCAGCCGGAGCCTCACTTGTCTCTGGCGAGCACCATCTCGGTGAGCCTGATGAGGGCGTCCCTCTCCGCCGACGGCCTCAGCAGGCTGATGTGCCGGATGGCTTCTTGGCAGTAGCGTTGGGCCAGGTAGTTGGTCTGTTCCACGCCGTCGctctgcaacaggaagtggaatgtaACCCGGAGGGTCCGGCTGCAAACGGCCCGCCGCGTGCGCTCCCATTGGTCGTACCTGGAGGACGTACTCCCAGGCCCGGTCGACGTCTCCTTTGGAGCTGAACCGCCTCATGATCATGGCGTGGAGCTCGGGAAACTGCAAAGGCAGAGAGCTTCAGGAACAGAGCTCGTCTGACGGATGGAGATTGGAGTCTCACCTGTTGGCAGGCAAAAAGGACCGGCCCGGTGGCCAAGCCCAGCCTGAGGTCGGCGGCCGAGGGCTTCCCCAGCTGACTGGCTCCCGAGGTGAAGTCCAGGACGTCGTCCACCAACTGCAGGAAGATGAACACTGCAtcactgcagcacctgcagcacaggtgaGATGTGACGAGTGCACTACCTGAAAGGCGATGCCCACGTTCTTTCCATACTGGAAGGCTATTTCCTGGACTTCCGGGTCAGAGTTCACCAGAATGGAGACCTTGGATGGAAGAAGAGGTCAGCACAAACACCAGCGCAGACCGTCCTCCTCCAGCGGGCTCAATGGTCTGGAGAAGGAACGTACATACTGCTTTGCAACTGTTGGCGATGAGGCTCGCCGTCTTCTTgaaggttttctccaggtagTGTTTGAAGCGCTCGTTCTCGTTCTCCTTGGATCCCAGCTGCATGAATTCCCCTGAAAGCACAACACAGACGGCTGGAAGCACAAGTCCCggcggtcccccccccccgaccgtgGTGGCGGCGAGAGCACGGTACCTCGCACCAGGTCCTCGATCACCTGCGACAGCACCTTCACCACCGTGATGTTGCCGATCCGAGCCAAGGCCATGGAGGCGGCGGACAGGATGAAGTCTCCAGCCAGGATGGCCTGAAAGACGGAAGATTATCCCGCGGGTCCTTCTCAggggaacaggaagtgttcacgCACCTTCTTTTCACCCCAAATTTCGTTGATGGTCGTCTTTCCCCTGCGCCTGTCCGACCCGTCTATGACGTCATCGTGCACCAGGCTGGCGGTGTGGATCATCTCTGAGATCATGGCGATGGCGCGCTGCCCGGGCAGCAGGTCGCtgcggaggtcaaaggtcatttgcTTGGGGATCATCAAAAGGTGTGCCGGTTTTTTCCGCCCGAACCGTTTCATAAAAGGTCATTTTGGGGCCAGATTTACCCAGATCTGTTGCTGTGGATGTTGAGCGCCCGGGCCATCAGGACCACTATCATGGGTCGGATGGCTTTGCCCTTCCCATCAAAGTAGTAGTCGCACAGGAACTTTAACTCCTCCTTGGAGACGAACAGCTCCTGTCAGAGACACGGGGAATAAACTACCAAACTACCATGTAAGGGGGTGACAGGGGCCTGAAGACGCACCTTTCTGATGTCATCATAAAGGCTTTTTAAGTCCTTCTGGGCCAATGTGAAGGGGTCCTTCAGCTTTGCATCGCTGTGCAGGTTCCTGCAGCTGTAGCACCGAGGTGAGGAACCCAAAAACTGCCTGCttagaaaacacaaacactgctcAGCAAGCTAATTATGCAGACATTTAGAGCATTTCTGTCTCACCTGAAGAATAACGTAGTCGGGATTGAACCTTTTGGCTTTATCGGCGTCGACAGCTCGGCTTGCCGACCCTGAAAAACACGTTCATCTCTTTAGAAAGTGTAGAAAGAGACAATTTTATTCTACCATTTACACTGGTCAGCTTGAATACTGCTTTACACCTTTCTTATTTAATGTTTGAGTTCAAGTAGGCACCtcaatttcattttaaaacaaaggtAAGGAAACAGCACAATGTGTTACTGATTAAACGGTTATTAAATTGTGGTGACACTCAGCACAGAACGACTCAATAAAAACTGAATGGGTTTTAAAGGTCAACTGGAGTAGTTAGATTTAAAATGGACAGCGAATAAACTGAGGGCAGATCTTGTTTTATTTCCCCAGTAATCTGACCCGGTCTTGACCTTAAAGCCTGCTGAGCTCTCCACAGGCAACCGCGCCTGAAATAACTCCCGAGCAATTATTATgaattaaaaaagagaaacctgAAAGGCAAGTGTGAGCAGTACACGCGTAATGCAGAGGAGGTAATAAACCAGCGTGCAGCAGCAGGCTCGCCGGTGCTGTTTGACCTTCCAGAGTTTGAcaggacttcctgtcccgtCTGCACCCGGAAAACTCACCTCACTGTGCGACCAAGATCTTCGAGACGTCCGCCCCAAGCAGGACGCCGAGGCGGACGAAGGTCTGCTAAAGCACCACGCCGTTTCAAATAAACTCGTACAGGTAAAGCTCGTACCCGAACGCCGGCACTGCCCCCACCACGGAACCGCCATATTCCCCCGGAACGTGCATCAAGTCAGGTTATATATTGGAACGGAACCGGAAATGAAGAAAGCCGTCGCCTGATGATGACGTGGAGCGAGAAAGCTGAGAGCGTTATAAATTTAATCTAaactatatatttttatttatagcaTTTCCTGTTACTATAAGACCCGCTGTTACCCGACGTTTAAATTTATAAAATTAAATACAGTTTATCGGACCAGTGTATACGATATTAAACGGCAATACTGGTGCTAACAGCTGGGTGCTAACAGGGAGCTCCTGTTTAGCCTGGAGATGCTAACAAATAAAGCTAGCTGGAGCCAAAGTGTCGTTATCAATTTGTCACttgtgtttaaatattcatttaaatattcattttattaGTTAATTAACGTTTGTTACAAGTTGCCAAAAAGGTTTTTCGACCAATGAATTAAAGGCAAATTTATGTTTGTAAAGACGAATCCTTTATTAAACCTGCAGACTGGAAATTAAAGTTACTGCTCTACACACACAATATACATGCAAAACACATGAGCATGTGTTGTTGCAGCTGTCGCCTGTATGGAAATGTGCAGTTTGCAGACAGTTGCACTGATCGCTGCAGTGGCAGCGGCCAGTTTCGCACCAGTATGTCCACAGTTCTGTCCCAGTGTTGACCAGAACTGTCATGGAACAACGTCAGACTATGTAAGATCGAGGTCGGAAACAAGTGTTTCACCCCTCATTCAGGACCTGGACCAATTTCAAGTGTCCTCCAAGAAGCTCATGGGTACAAGTGATTTCCTTGTTTACATATAATCTGTATATTTACAGAATATATTGTCCATAAGCAACACTAAGTCTACTTTCTCCTCATGCAGAAGCGTTTCCCATTGACCCGGTTGACGGCAACTTTGTTCGCACGgttaaaaactgcattttctcCAGATCCTTGCCGACCCCTCTCAAAGGTCCACTGAGACTGGCGGCAGTTTCCACGGTGATGTGATGTCATAAACCTCCCGCGTTTATTTTCAACAGCGGGCCTCATGTCAGTTGTTTTATCAGGATGTCATCGGAGGCATCCTGAACTTGGACGTGGCGGCGGCTCGCTCAGAGGAGTTCCTGCGTTACGCTAGCGGCGGCGCTCTGATGGTGGGATCTGAGCCGCTCGCCCACAGATACGGAGGTCATCAGGTCAGCTCAGGGGTCAATTAGAGGTCATTTGGTGCAGGTTTTGTGCACCAGAGTAGTTAATGTGCGGTCTTCCTGTCTCAGTTTGGGTATTGGGCGGGGCAGCTGGGTGATGGACGAGCACACACTCTGGGCCAGTTCACTAACCGGTGAGGAGGCTGATCTGTGTTTTTAAGCCACATCAACATCTAAAACTCTGAATCCATCAAAGGAACGGTGAAGTTTGGGAACTACAGCTGAAAGGATCCGGGAAAACTCCATATTCAAGGTTTGACTCGTGTTCCTTTGTCCGGGaacatcctcccccccccccccttctcactCGCTCTTTTCTGAAAACGCCGCGCGCAGGTCCGGAGACGGTCGCGCCGTCGTCCGCTCGTCCGTGAGGGAGTTCCTGTGCAGCGAGGCCATGCACTTCCTGGGCGTTCCCACCAGCAGGGCGGCGAGGTCGGACCCTGGAAGGACTTGATTGGTGGCTGGGATGATGCGCCTGTCTCACCTCTTTTCCCGACTGTTTCAGTCTGATCGTGAGCGACGAGCCGGTGTTGAGGGACCAGTTCTATGATGGAAACGTGAAGGCGGAGAGAGGCGAGCCCATTTCCTTCTTCATCGGGGCGACGCTTCATTTTTAACGTTcatttgtctgtttccaggtgCTGTTGTGCTCCGGGTCGCCCGCTCCTGGTTTCGAATCGGATCCCTGGAAATTCTGTCTGAAAGTGGCGAGTTTGGCCTCCTGAGGTGAGTCCGATCGCGCCGCGTTCCATCGCTTGGCTTCCTGTCGCTGATGGTTTCTGATTGCAGAGAGCTGATGGACTTTGTGATCGATGAGCATTTTCCTTCCATCAGCTCGGACGACCCAGATAAGTATTTGGTAGTCGAAGTTATTTCGGGATATTTCAGCGTTGTCTGATTAAAGGCTGGTCACTGAGACCCGCTTGGGTTGTTTTAGGTGTTTTACTCCACGGTGGTGAATGAAACGGCTCATCTGATCGCCCGCTGGACGTCGGTCGGCTTCGCTCACGGTGCCCTTTCACCCCTCCGACTGTCTGATTTTTCGTTTCCCGACATCTTCTGACGTTTCCTCCTCACGCCAGGCGTCTGCAACACGGACAACTTCAGCCTCCTCTCCGTCACCATCGACTACGGGCCGTTCGGCTTCGTGGAGTCCTACGATCCCAGTGCGTGTTTGACTAAACTTCCTGCCGCCCGCCCGTTGTCACGCTGACGCCCGCACGTTGCAGGTTTCGTCCCCAACGTCTCCGACGACGAGGGCCGATACAGCATCGGCGCCCAGGCCGGCGTCGGACACTTCAACCTGGGGAAGCTGCTGGCGGCGCTCCGGCCCGTCTTGAcgggagagcagcagaaagagtgagcggagcagcagccTCCATCAGAGCGGAGGTCCACGGTACCTGACAGGGTCTCTGAACCtgatgctcctcttcctcagggcCCAGAGCGTCTTGAACGGCTACGCCGACGTTTACCAGCGGAGGTAAACGTGAACGTTCACACGGAAAAGGTGAGGAACGATGTCTGAGCACGAGCGGTTTGGTTCTTGGTCTTCAGGATCCTGCAGCTGTTCAGAGCCAAACTGGGCCTTCTGGGCGAAGAAGAGGACGACGGCTTCCTCATCGCCCTCCTGCTGAAGGTAAGACCGGCGTCTCGGCCTCCTCTTGTTCGGTCTGATCGGTGCTGGTGtctgcagctgatggaggacACGCGCTCCGACTTCACCTTGACCTTCAGGCAGCTGAGCGAAGCTTCGGCCGAGCAGCTTCACGGCCAAAACTTCACGCAGGTGAGGCCAGACGTGACCTCTGGCGACGGTCTCGGCTGCTGACGCTGATTCTGGTTCTCTAACAGATGTGGGCTCTTGAAGGCCTGTCGTCCCACCAGCTCTTCCCTGATTGGCTGGGCCTGTACCTGCCGCGGCTCCGCAGGTAAAACGTCCGTAAAACCTTTGATAATCTGCTGGATTACAGGCGTGAACGTGTCTGTGCTCAGGCAGCAGCGCGATGACGATTCAGGTCGCCAGAACAGGATGAAACGTGAGCAGCTGAATCAATAATccaacacttcctggttggtgTCGTTGGCTATTTACCTGCGTCTGCCCCCGCTCAGGTGTGAACCCGCGATACGTGCTGAGGAACTGGATGGCTGAGTCCGCTGTGCGGAAGGCCGAGAGGAATGATTTTTCTgaggtgtgtgcgcgtgttcGTGTGCGTGTTCCCGTTCTTCGGCCGCAGCAGACCCAACTGTCTTACCTCTTTTCCCCCACCAGGTGGCGCTCTTGCACCGCACGCTCTCCTCGCCGTTCGTTACACAAGAGGCCGCAGAGGAGGCGGGTTATGCAGCAAAACCTCCAGCCTGGGCTcgggggttaaaggtcagctgctcctcctgagcGGCCCACGGAGACCAAAGAGATCAAAGCATGAATAGAATTTATTCCGCGTTTGTGATCTGTGGCTTAATTGTAGACAATTATATCAAGATAATCTGATGATTGTTCATCATTTTGATAAtaaaactgctttaaaaaaGTTGTGTCTTCCTCTGAGCTGAATCCAGAGGGTTTTTATACGTGTGAATGTTTTAGGAGTGAGGATCAGACTGCGGCGATCGGCGCTCGACTCGTCGCGTCTGCGTTCCCGGCTTTTCTGCAGCCGTTTTGctcaaaaatgacacaaaaacatgtttgtttgtttttcatttaaaataaacatttaaatgacacatttaaatTGATCTCAATCAAAGTAAGTTTATTTACCGTTAGCaattttttgcatttaatttcttgtatgttttttaaagaaattaaaataattataataataaaataagttCCATTCTTCAAATGCGTGAGTCCAGATACTTTAAAAAGCAGGAAATTATTCCGTAGTGGAGTAAATTTATTACTTTTGGGATTAATAATCAGATACCTCAGTGGTTTTACACACAAGAGGCGTTTTCATAATATCCTCACTGACATTTAACCTTTGAattcattcaatcaatcaaatcaatctttatttacgTAGCAacttttacaattaaaattgtttctaggcgcttcccagaatcccagggcctgaccccagacaagcaacaggggcaaggaaaaactcccctttaacaggaagaaacctggagcaggaccaggctcatgtagggggaccctcctgctgatgggggggggggggggagaagactAGGTAGGACATAGAAATACgggtgggtcagtggggtcagaggtcagtattCAGCTTGTGGGGGTGGCAAtgcctgtagatgaatacagaaggaggGGGGCCAGAAAAACACCTGAACATTCAAGAAAAGAAAGTGGAGCATCCCTGCAGAAGATCCCCGGTCCAGTTTTATTATCGCCTCATTTAGAAGGTTGAAGCTGAACAAAGTCTCAAATCTCCGGATTGGATCCGAGTCTCTTCACGAATGATCTGCTCGCTTTTTGTTCATGGCCTTCATGAGTTCTGACATGAagtctcctcctcccgctccttctcccgctcctcctccactcccgTGCAGCGCTGGTGTAGTCCTCTTTGGGGGAGCGGGAGGCCTCTTCCTCACGGAGCCGGACGCCGTTGGAGCCGGTCTGGGGGACGCCGCCGCAGCAGGTGGcggcggaggaggtggaggaggagccccGGCCCCTGTCGAGATCATGGACGCAGGTGGGGGCgggagcagcagctccgggTCGGGTGGAGGCGGCGGCAGAGGCTGGCTGGTCTCCGAGAAACCCAGCAGAGGAGGCGGCGGAGGGAAGGCGCTCAtgcctggagggggggggggcagggagtcGAAGCTGGGAGGTGGAGGCGGGAGGAAGTCCGGCGGGTCCTCTGAGGCGTCGTCGtggggcggggccagaggtgGCGGCGGCAGGTGGTCCCCGGGAGCCTGGCGGTGCCCAGCGGAGGGTTTCGGGGAACGTTTGGCCATcagggggggaggtggaggagggaacgccgggtcaggaggtggagggggaaggATGTCcatcggaggaggaggaggaggaaaaacatcctAGAAGGAACGATCAGGCATCAGCAGCGGGattatgggaaatgtaggaCGCGATGATATTTACCTGTGGAGCAGCTCCTGGTGGAGGTTTGGGAACGTGACCGTTGGCCGGACTCgctgtgaaaagaaaaagggcGTGAGGAGCCGTGCCGGCGCGTCTGGGACGCCTCGCGGCGGCGAACCTTTACCTTTGATGGTCGTTGGCGGCGTGGGCGGGCCGTCGCTGGACGGCTTGCTGCAGTTGGTCCACGCCGAGGTGACGGCCGCCTTCCTCAGGGCTGTCTGGTAGTTTTGATGCAGCGCGGTGCCGTACTGGAAGAGAGGCCACTGGGCCTGTGACTCTCGCTTCCTCCGTTAAAGGCGTTAAAAGAGCGGCGGCGTTTAATCACCTTAGCGATCCGTATCCCGGCGACCCAGAGGTTCATGGTCCAGGCGTCGTCGCAGCACAGGTATTTGATGTACTGAGACTCCTTTTGGATCTGAGGATGCTGAAGAAACAGATAAGGTGGAGTCAGaaacaggccacgcccacagccGCAGGACTCCTCCCCTCCGGCGGGGCTGCAGTCCCACTGTCCGCCGCTAGGGTGCAGCAGCGAGGCAGCGTCCAAACACatgatgtgtttgtttaaatgcgcagctgctggtttattgatgtttttaaaaatataaccGACTATGATCACAGAAGGTTGATATTTGTTTCTCTAACTCTAATCTGCTGATTCGACGGCTTCTCGGGTGAGACAgggagaaacaaaaaaaccctcgaACTGATCGCAACCACCCAAGTCTTCATTTCCACATCGTCAGCGTCTCTCCACAGGCCTTAAATTTAACAACTGATTTCGGGAACTGTTTCGTCTCCTTTTTCCACTTTCGACTGAAAAAATTAGTTTTTTCACTTCCTCATCACAAATGAAAGGTGCTGCCAGATGGACAAAATCGGATTTTCACGTATAAACACAACATATTCCCCATATTTTTACACATCTAATGTCACAAACAGGTAAATGTTGAGGCGGGGCCTATTCAAACAGGTTTGAATATGAACTTCAACACCTCGGAACCGTGAGAACAAACCAATAAAACCTTATTTAACTCCCGCAGTTCGTTTTCCCACCACTAGATGTCAACCCGCTTGGCTAGCGATTTAAATTCCAGGTTCCAACGGTGGAAAAAAGAACCAGCGATGATGCGAACTCACCTTCAGGACGAAGCAGAACTCCGTGGGGGCCTTGTATTTGCTCCTGAAGTCTTTGCCGTAGTAAACGTTTAAGTTGTCGAACTGTACGAAGCAGATGAGGTCACGGGACGACTGCGGGGACAGGGAAGGGGACATTAAAGCTAACGGTAGCGCGCAGCTAGCAGGGCGGGTTCCCAAAGCCCCTGAgtgatgttgctgctggtggAAGACGTTTAGTGGACCTTGGTCTTCCCTTTGGGGACGTAATAAAGGCCGGAGGCCCTCAGCTGGAAGAGACGCTGCTTCCAGGACTTCTTCCCGTCCTCCCTGAGGTGGAGCACCGCCTCCAGGTCGGGGACGATGATGGACGTCCCGCAGAAGTTCTCCTGAGTGGGGACGGAGGAGTGAGGAAGCGCGACGTTAGCGAGAAGTTCAACGGTTTCCGCTTCTCTTACCTTTATCAgtatttctttgtctttgtccttgATGGCTTGGAGAgttttcttgtccttcttccACAGATAAAAGTTCTGCAGAGGATAAAATAAAGGATCTAGATTCATGTGTGACTGGTTGTTATATGACACATGTTCTCATCTAGCTGCCTGTAGCACAGATGCTAATTTGTTTTGACGCCATCGATAATGTCCTGCTATGATTGCTAACACTAACAGTTTAGCAAATTTTGGCTAACGCAGGCTCCGTCCTGTTATcgagtcttttttttatttgcattagCCAAAAGCGCTAATTAGCCTCAGAAATGATGACAAACTGCTAGCCGGGATGTAGCTGAGCCATCGGGGACGGCAGCTGCGGATTAGCTCGAAGCTAACTGTGCTGCAGTGCATCAAATGGCAACATTTATGTtaaattgtttgttttcttagCTAGTTGCCATTTTAGCGCTAACGGCTAACGCAGGTCATCAGGATCTCTTCACACGGACGTTAACTTTCGTCCCGTCTCATCTCTCAGCTGTGAAACGATCCAGATgttgccggggggggggggctgatggtgGGGTATGTGAGCGTGTCAGAGGGGGCAAACCTGGGGGTTTTTGAAGACCTCGTTTTTCTCTGGACGCTCCTGAAAGAAAACCTTGTTCTGGCTGTCTCTGGTCCAGGCTAACAGCGGCTCCACCAGGTTCTCGTGGTCCTCAAACGTGCGTTCTGGGCGGGAGAACCGCAGCAAGTTTTAATTATTAATCATTTAATTGTGTTATGTGTTGTCAGTGTGACGGTCGCTGctaaacacgtgtgtgtgtgtgtgtgtgtgtgtgtgtgagagggggaTTGTTGACGGAGATGGAAAATCTGACCTCTGTGGTGCGTTTGGGTGACAAAAATCCCTCATTTAATCTGTCAAaccacccacgcacacacacacacacacacacactcattcacggATGACACAGGAGCATCCACTCATGCGCTCACCAGTCAGATATGAGCTTTTAATAGCCTCCATGTGTCAGACGCACCACCGCGTTAACGAtaaaaataaagtatttaaTGGATCACGATTCATGACGGAGCCTTGGAGCGAGAACTGTCCGACACAGCAGCTTAAGcccgcgcctgtgtgtgtgtgtgtgtgttcttcc
Proteins encoded in this window:
- the apbb1ip gene encoding amyloid beta A4 precursor protein-binding family B member 1-interacting protein isoform X1 codes for the protein MKMDDIDAMFSEMLGEMDLLTKSLDQEMAPPDAPPSTSEEVSFSIGFPDLNESLQELEDSDLDALMADLVADLNATEQKLAAEIEDLKVPPPPQPHLPPKSRGAVSTSSSCSPSPASSATSPLPVPPPQSVKPSMEEIEAQMKADKIKLALEKLKEAKVKKLVVKVLLNDGSSKTLMVDERQSVRDVLDNLFEKTHCDCNVDWSLCETNAELQLERTFEDHENLVEPLLAWTRDSQNKVFFQERPEKNEVFKNPQNFYLWKKDKKTLQAIKDKDKEILIKENFCGTSIIVPDLEAVLHLREDGKKSWKQRLFQLRASGLYYVPKGKTKSSRDLICFVQFDNLNVYYGKDFRSKYKAPTEFCFVLKHPQIQKESQYIKYLCCDDAWTMNLWVAGIRIAKYGTALHQNYQTALRKAAVTSAWTNCSKPSSDGPPTPPTTIKASPANGHVPKPPPGAAPQDVFPPPPPPMDILPPPPPDPAFPPPPPPLMAKRSPKPSAGHRQAPGDHLPPPPLAPPHDDASEDPPDFLPPPPPSFDSLPPPPPGMSAFPPPPPLLGFSETSQPLPPPPPDPELLLPPPPASMISTGAGAPPPPPPPPPAAAASPRPAPTASGSVRKRPPAPPKRTTPALHGSGGGAGEGAGGGDFMSELMKAMNKKRADHS
- the apbb1ip gene encoding amyloid beta A4 precursor protein-binding family B member 1-interacting protein isoform X2, producing MDDIDAMFSEMLGEMDLLTKSLDQEMAPPDAPPSTSEEVSFSIGFPDLNESLQELEDSDLDALMADLVADLNATEQKLAAEIEDLKVPPPPQPHLPPKSRGAVSTSSSCSPSPASSATSPLPVPPPQSVKPSMEEIEAQMKADKIKLALEKLKEAKVKKLVVKVLLNDGSSKTLMVDERQSVRDVLDNLFEKTHCDCNVDWSLCETNAELQLERTFEDHENLVEPLLAWTRDSQNKVFFQERPEKNEVFKNPQNFYLWKKDKKTLQAIKDKDKEILIKENFCGTSIIVPDLEAVLHLREDGKKSWKQRLFQLRASGLYYVPKGKTKSSRDLICFVQFDNLNVYYGKDFRSKYKAPTEFCFVLKHPQIQKESQYIKYLCCDDAWTMNLWVAGIRIAKYGTALHQNYQTALRKAAVTSAWTNCSKPSSDGPPTPPTTIKASPANGHVPKPPPGAAPQDVFPPPPPPMDILPPPPPDPAFPPPPPPLMAKRSPKPSAGHRQAPGDHLPPPPLAPPHDDASEDPPDFLPPPPPSFDSLPPPPPGMSAFPPPPPLLGFSETSQPLPPPPPDPELLLPPPPASMISTGAGAPPPPPPPPPAAAASPRPAPTASGSVRKRPPAPPKRTTPALHGSGGGAGEGAGGGDFMSELMKAMNKKRADHS